Proteins encoded by one window of Mus musculus strain C57BL/6J chromosome 10, GRCm38.p6 C57BL/6J:
- the Olfr827 gene encoding olfactory receptor 827: protein MGDKERDNHSEVTDFIHHSEVTDFILVGIRVRPELHSVLFLLFLIIYGMVLLGNLSMIGIIVTDPRLNTPMYFFLGNLSVIDLSYSTVIVPKAMVNILSQKKTISFVGCAAQLFLYALFMVTEAFILAAMAYDRFIAICNPLLYSVRMSRSVCVQLVAGSYLCGWVSSILQISVTFSMSFCASRVIDHFYCDSNPIEKISCSNTFINKMVSLSLAVLIILPTIIVIVVSYMYIVSTVLKIHSSEGRKKAFSTCSSHLGVVSLLYGTVSFVYLTPPNNPELRKIASVCYILFTPMLNPLIYSLRNKDVKDAMKKVLCKQKVLL from the coding sequence ATGGGTGACAAGGAGAGAGACAACCACTCAGAAGTAACTGACTTCATTCACCACTCAGAAGTGACTGACTTCATTCTTGTAGGCATCAGAGTCCGTCCAGAGCTCCACAGTgtcctttttcttctatttcttattatttatggGATGGTTCTTCTGGGAAACCTTAGCATGATTGGCATCATAGTGACTGATCCCAGGCTGAACACACCAATGTATTTCTTCCTAGGCAACCTCTCCGTGATTGACCTCTCCTACTCCACGGTTATTGTACCTAAAGCCATGGTAAACATCTTATCTCAGAAAAAGACCATATCCTTTGTGGGTTGTGCAGCTCAACTTTTCCTTTATGCACTTTTCATGGTAACAGAAGCCTTTATACTAGCagccatggcctatgaccgcttcATTGCCATCTGCAATCCTCTCCTTTACAGCGTTCGAATGTCAAGGAGTGTCTGTGTCCAGTTGGTGGCTGGTTCCTATCTCTGCGGCTGGGTCAGTTCCATCCTCCAAATCAGTGTAACATTCTCCATGTCTTTTTGTGCCTCTAGGGTCATTGATCACTTCTACTGTGATTCTAATCCAATCGAAAAGATCTCCTGTTCTAATACTTTTATCAATAAGATGGTGTCACTTAGTCTGGCTGTGCTTATTATTTTGCCAACAATAATAGTTATTGTAGTATCTTACATGTATATTGTATCCACAGTTTTAAAGATACATTCCagtgaagggagaaaaaaagcctTTTCTACCTGCAGCTCCCACTTGGGGGTTGTAAGTTTGCTTTATGGGACTGTTTCCTTTGTGTATCTCACACCTCCAAATAATCCTGAACTTCGTAAAATTGCTTCAGTATGTTATATTTTGTTCACACCTATGTTGAATCCCCTAATCTATTCTTTACGAAATAAGGATGTAAAAGATGCCATGAAAAAAGTCTTGTGCAAGCAAAAGGTTTTACTCTAA